A genome region from Vicinamibacterales bacterium includes the following:
- the lepB gene encoding signal peptidase I, whose amino-acid sequence MHRSKAAALIKRLIQEVVNWFKTLASAAVYATLIVTFGFQVARVEGQSMAPTLIDQDRLIVNKLIYRLGEPRRSDIVMLFYPIDPGKSFVKRVIAEEGDTFRIENGLVFVNDVPVRDDYIPQGFRSYEDYGEQVVPQGYYFVMGDHRNNSSDSRHWGMVPKKYIIGKVQVRWWPIPTARVF is encoded by the coding sequence ATGCACAGGTCTAAAGCTGCTGCGCTTATCAAGCGTTTAATACAAGAGGTCGTCAACTGGTTCAAAACCTTGGCATCGGCAGCAGTTTACGCGACCCTAATCGTAACCTTCGGTTTCCAAGTGGCACGTGTCGAAGGCCAAAGTATGGCGCCAACGCTGATCGATCAGGATCGACTAATCGTCAATAAGCTCATCTACCGACTTGGCGAGCCTCGACGTAGCGACATCGTCATGCTCTTTTATCCGATCGACCCTGGCAAGTCATTCGTAAAACGAGTCATTGCCGAAGAGGGTGATACTTTCCGAATTGAGAACGGACTCGTCTTCGTGAACGACGTGCCTGTACGAGACGACTACATACCTCAAGGATTTAGGAGCTACGAAGACTACGGGGAGCAGGTCGTGCCGCAAGGCTATTACTTTGTAATGGGCGACCACAGGAACAACAGCTCCGATAGCCGACATTGGGGAATGGTTCCGAAAAAATACATCATCGGTAAAGTTCAAGTTCGATGGTGGCCAATCCCCACCGCCCGAGTATTTTAG
- a CDS encoding methyltransferase domain-containing protein — protein sequence MVSSDVGTRALSTVSVETSFVHKVYERISSVYLGKWPIVDVMFGPALHPGRLKAIKRLAIQAGDEVLEVGVGTGISAVLYPDDCKVTGIDLSVSMLEGAQRRLERRGVRNVRLKQMDATKLQFPDESFDLVYAPYVISVVSDPVSVVQEMYRVCRKGGRIIVLNHFLSERRFLARIERILSPLTVHLGFKADLDLRALLVQAGLCPVSIEKVNFPRIWSLVMFVKD from the coding sequence ATGGTGTCGTCCGATGTGGGTACGCGGGCGCTTTCGACCGTATCTGTAGAAACCAGCTTCGTTCATAAAGTCTACGAACGGATTTCGTCGGTTTACTTGGGTAAATGGCCAATCGTTGATGTGATGTTTGGTCCAGCACTGCACCCTGGTCGCTTAAAGGCTATCAAGCGTTTGGCCATCCAGGCGGGTGACGAGGTGCTTGAGGTTGGGGTTGGTACTGGGATAAGTGCGGTGCTGTACCCCGACGATTGTAAGGTCACAGGAATCGACCTGTCCGTGTCAATGCTTGAGGGTGCGCAACGCCGGCTAGAACGGCGCGGGGTGCGGAACGTACGCCTAAAGCAAATGGATGCCACAAAACTTCAGTTCCCTGATGAATCGTTCGATCTGGTTTATGCTCCTTACGTGATTAGTGTCGTGTCTGATCCGGTATCAGTGGTGCAGGAAATGTATCGCGTGTGCCGGAAGGGAGGGCGGATCATTGTTTTGAACCACTTTCTCAGCGAACGGAGGTTTCTCGCTCGGATCGAACGGATATTGTCTCCCCTTACGGTCCACCTGGGTTTCAAGGCTGATCTTGACCTTCGAGCGTTGCTGGTGCAAGCAGGGCTTTGTCCTGTGTCGATCGAGAAGGTCAACTTCCCTCGTATTTGGTCGCTCGTGATGTTCGTCAAGGATTGA